The genomic segment CACCGTAAAATCGATTTTCTAATGTTTTTACTTTTCACTATTCACCTTTTTTTACCTTTAGCCTTTATCCTTTCACCTTTAGCCTTTCTTATACCAGCGCCCTTCTCATGGCCATATCGAAAAGCACCCGCTCTCTTGCTTTGTCAATCCCCAGCGCTTTTCTCTTTTTATCAATGTGGTCGATCATAAGATGGGCTGCCTTTACAGGGTCAGCCTCGAATGCCCACATGCCCCCTAACATATCCTCGTACTCTTCAAAAAGATGGCGGGTAACATGGTCGCTCCCTGTTGTGGGCCATGTTGTTCCAAAGACCGTATAAACGCCTGAGGCTACAAAATACTGTCCGATGGCAAGGGCCTTTTCGCTCATCCATTCCGGCGCAGCACCTGCAGCAGGCAGATCGCTGATATCGTCACCGAGTCCCCCTTCCTTCACCATGGCCGTTGCGGCTATGAGAATCCTCGAATTGTCAACACATGCGCCCATGTGTAAAACAGGCGGGATACCCACTGTCTCGCAGACCTCGGCCAGTCCTGCACCGGCATACTCGCGGGCCGCTTCCGGCGTCAGGAGTCCTGCCTTTCCGCATGCCATTGCCGCACACCCTGTTGTCAATACAAGTACATCGTTTTTAATAAGTTCTTTTATCATTGCAAGGTGCGCTGCATCGTGGGGCGTCCTTACATTGTTGCATCCCACAACACCAGCCACTCCTCTAATCCTTCCGTTTATGATATTGTCGTTCAAGGGTCTGTAGCTTGCCCTGAAAAGTCCGCCCAGGAGATAGTTGATCGTTTCATGACTGAAACCTGCCACAATGTCCTGTGAATAGTTGGGTATATACACCTCATGCCGCCTGTTAGGGTAATTTTCTATCGCCATCTTCAGGATGCTTTTTGCTGTATCAAGACCATTTTCAGGATGGAATTCCATATGGGTTGCGCCTTCTATCTTCGCCCTGTCGGATGTACTGACAAGCCGTGTATGAAAGCACTCTGCCACACTCTGGAGACCCTGCATCTGGCACTGCACGTCAACAGTCATCAGTTCCACTGCGCCGGTAACCAATGCAAGCTCCTGCTGAAGAAAATTCCCCGCGCAGGGGATGCCGTGTCTCATGAGCACTTCGTTGGCAGAACAGCACATGCCGGTAAGGTTCAGACCTTTTGCGCCGACTTTCTCGACAAGCTCTTTGATCTGGGGGACCCTGCTCGCAGTAACGAGCAGCTCGGGCAGTAAAGGCTCATGGCCGTGGACTATCACATTTACCTGGTCCTCCTTTAAAACACCGAGATTTATGCTGCCAAGGACAGGCACCGGGGTGCCGAACATAATATCCTGTAAATCGGTGGATATCATGGAACCGCCCCATCCGTCGGCAAGGGCGCATCTCGTTGCCTGAAGGAGTATGTGCCGGTAATCCTGGTCAACGCCCATATGCGTCCTGTGCATGACCTCCACAACTTCCCTGTCAATGCCCCTCGGCATAACACCGTGTTTTCTCCAGATTTCCTGCCTTTTCAGTGGGGCCTTCTTTGTGTAGACAAGTTCACCGTGTTGTTTTCCAAATTCTTCCAAAGCCTTGCCGCCAAGTTCAACGGCTATGTCCTTCATCTCTCTGTTCTCAATTTCAATACCGAAATCGAGGGCAACCTCAAGGAGTTTTACTTCATCTTGAATCGCAAACCCCTGGGCTTCACCGCGCGCTGTTTTGATAAATGTCTCTGCCACCTCTCTCGCATGGTCGGAGTGAGAGGCAGAACCTGCTGCAATCTTCCGGGCAAAGTTCCTTGCGACAACCGTGTCGATTGTAGCGCCGCATACCCCTCTGCGTTCCTTCTGCTCATCTTTTTTAGACCTGGGAAGCCTGCATGGTCCCATAGCACATACCTTACAGCAGCTTTCCTCAATGCCTATAGGACATGGCTTTATTTCATCTGCACGGGAAAAAGCTGTGCTTATCCCATCTTTCTGAGCTTTGTCCAGAAGTTCAATAGTTGCCCCGTCTACACTTCTTATCTTATTATCAGACATATCTACCTCTTAAAGAGTTAGCTCTTTAATCATATCCTTAATGAGTGCCGCACTGTCGGGGTGTCTCATAATCGCAATATCTGCTCCGGCAATCAGAAGGCTCATGGCCGTAACAGCCTCCATCAGCACAGACCTCTTCTTTTCATCCCCGAGCTTCGGTTCTTCTGCTTTAGTCAATCTTGTCTCCCTCGTCTTCCAGACCTCCTGGGCAAGATTACAAACAATGGGATACTGGAGTTTCGCATCCTCCTGGGTAAGGGCTGCCATCCTGTCGCGCTCAATCACAGAATAAGAATATTCAAGACCATAACCCAGCCCGCCGGTTGTGGGGTCCATAGCGATTTTTTCATCAGGCACACCAAGGTTCCCTAAGAGGATATTTAACTGTTTTGCAAGGTTTACGTCTATCGGGGTTGATGCAAGCACAACATGATTATATGCAATAGCTACTGCCCCGATCTGCTTGTAGTTTTTTTCTGTTACCGGGCCGATTGCAACATTCTTCCCTTCGCACACCTCGGCTACCCTTCTTAATAAAACAATGTCCTTTTCGTCATCACCTGTTCCCCAGATGATAAGAGGGACATCAACAGCATCGGCAACCCTCTTGACCACAGCCACAACCTCTTCCACGTCCCTGTTCATACCGTTAGGGTCAGCGCTCTTAAGCTGCAAAGCAATGATCTCGGCATCATATACATCTACGCATTTTTTTGCCCATGCGGCAGGGTCATTGATAACATCCGCAAAAGGCTCTATGGCCCATGCCTGCCATTCCTGCGGCTCGTTGTCCCACACTTCAAAGGCTATTCTCGGCTGATTGACCATTTCCCCTTCAAAAAGATAAAAGGGATAGCAGTTCCCGCCGCCTATAGTAATTGCCTTTGGTCCAACACCGATTTTTATATCCTTTATCTTCCCTGAATATTTTATTTTTGGAATTTCAAAAGCCATTGCCCCTCCTTTTTACTATTCACTACCTTTTCGTTTTTCGCTCCCATACCAATCTTTACTGTACCAGTACCGGAGAGCTGTCTTTATATAGCCGAGCCTTTCTTCGCGGGTTGCAAGCTTTGTCCTCCAATCCTGCTGACCTTCAGGTTTGCCTTCCTCAAAGGTAGCACCGAGTACTTTCACTTTTTTCCCGTCAAAGCCTTCTTTTTCATCATATTGGTAATCGGTCATATTATCCCCTCATTGCTTACTCTTTTTCACCTGCTCTTCTTTCAGGCGACCTTGGTCTCCACCATTACCTTATCAAAAGATTGTATAATAAGTTGTCCTATATCAACAGTTTTTGATACTGAAAGAATTTCAATCCCAACCACACTGCCGTTTACGTCGTAATCCAATATAACGCCATCCGCTATTTCGTCTGTATTTTCTATTTTTGTTTCTTTTAAACGGATATAAAGCGCATCTGCATCTTGTGAGTAATGCATCCTCATTTTTGTTCCCCTTTCGTGTATTTTTTTATTTTGTCAGTCAAACACACAGTTATAAGTTTATTTCCCTCAAAGATTACTCTAGCAAGTTTATTTTCTACTTTCTTTTGATACGCAATGCGTCCGTATTTTTCCGGTGTCACTTCATCGGGTTCATTTATCGTTAATTCCACCAATTTCTTCGGTATCTCTCTTTCCTTAATTTGTTCTTCTATATGATCAAGCCAAAGCCATTCTTTAGACTTCATTCAATATTTACCATTTGTTGTTTTCTGTCAACTCCCCACCAGATTTTCCACCTAAAGAACACAGGCTAAAGTCTGCGCCTACGTGTCTATCCTCATTTTCGCTGCCTGTATCGTATTCAGCATTAACATCGTTATCGTCATCGGTCCAACGCCGCCCGGTACCGGCGTTATCATGGATGCCTTTTCCTTAACGCCATCGAAATCCACATCCCCGCACAGCTTTGCCTTTCCTTCCGGCGTCATCCCTATTCTGTTTACACCTACATCTATAACAACAGCACCTTCTTTTACCATGTCAGCAGTTATCGCCCTGGGTCTACCCGCAGCCACTATGAGAATATCGGCACGTTTTGTGTGAGAAGCAAGGTCTCGTGTTCCTGTATGGCACAAAGTGACCGTTGCGTTTGCGCCTTTTGCCTTCTGGACAAGCATCATTGCAATAGGTTTCCCTACAATATTGCTCCTCCCGACAATCACTACCTCTGCACCGTCTATCTGTACACCGCTTCTCATGAGCAGATGTTGGATTCCATATGGCGTACAAGGATAGAAACGGGCTTCTCCAATCATAAGCCGCCCAACGTTCGTGGGGTGAAAACCATCTACATCCTTGTCGGGATCTATTGCATAAAGAACCCTGTTTTCATTTATCTGCTTCGGTAGCGGCAATTGTACGAGTATTCCATGTATCTTTGGATCTTTGTTGTATTTTTGAATGATTTCAAGAAGCGCCTCTTCGGAAACATCTTCCGGCAGATCCTCCTGAACTGAATAAAACCCGAGGTCTTTTGCCGTCTTCTGCTTTGCCGTCACATAACTCACAGATGCAGGGTTCCTGCCCACAATAATCGTTGCAAGCCCGGGCGCAATTCCATGCTGCTCCATTAACCTTGCAGCATCTTCTTTGATCTCTTCTCTGATCCGGGATGCAATCTCTGTCCCGCTTATGATCTTCGCCGTCATATAAACTCCTGATTTTGTTAAAATGTTAAATATTCTACATTCTACATTCTACATTCTAAATTCTAAATTCAGCGTTTTCTCAAATATTTTATATGCATCAACAAGGACTGCCGATTTTTTATCAAGGGAAAATATGGGTTTCCCTTCAATATCATCTCTTGCAAGCACATCGTCGTCCCTTATAGTGCCTGCCACCTCTCCGCCGTTTTGTGCGGCTATACCTGTCAGCTTATCCCCCTGACCATCTTTTAATCTGTTGATCACAATCTCAACCTTTTTTATATTCAAGCCCAGATCCCCGATCAGGTCAAGGATACGTTTTGCAGTCATCACGCCCCTCGGTGTCGCATCCGAAACAACATATAATTGGTCTATATCCTGGGTAACAAGCCTGCTGATGTGCTCCATGCCGGCTTCATTATCCACAACCACATAGGCATAGTTCTCTTTCAAGGTATCAATAGATTTTTTTGCAAGGCTGTTTGCAGCACAATAGCAACCCGGTCCTTCAGGCCTGCCCATGACAAGGAGGTCAAAACCCTTGCTCTCGATAATTGCCTCGTGTACCTTGTATTCGAACCAGACATCCTTTGTCATACCCTGGGGCACATCCTTCTTCATAAGCTCGCGTGTCTCACCGATCGTTGCTGTGACGTCTACGCCGAGCAGTTCATTCAGGTTTGAATTCGGATCGGCATCTACGGCAAGGACAGTCCCATCTTTCACTTCCTCAATAAGATACCTTATCAGAAGTCCGCAGATTGTTGTCTTCCCGACTCCGCCTTTTCCGGCAATTGCTATAACTTTTGGCATTATTTACACCTTTATTTTTGATTGCCGATTTCCGATATTAAAACCGGTAATGTTTTAACTCATTTTACATTGCGCAAGCTGAACCCTGTCTGCCTACTATCCGCCGTTCACTA from the Pseudomonadota bacterium genome contains:
- the folD gene encoding bifunctional methylenetetrahydrofolate dehydrogenase/methenyltetrahydrofolate cyclohydrolase FolD, whose product is MTAKIISGTEIASRIREEIKEDAARLMEQHGIAPGLATIIVGRNPASVSYVTAKQKTAKDLGFYSVQEDLPEDVSEEALLEIIQKYNKDPKIHGILVQLPLPKQINENRVLYAIDPDKDVDGFHPTNVGRLMIGEARFYPCTPYGIQHLLMRSGVQIDGAEVVIVGRSNIVGKPIAMMLVQKAKGANATVTLCHTGTRDLASHTKRADILIVAAGRPRAITADMVKEGAVVIDVGVNRIGMTPEGKAKLCGDVDFDGVKEKASMITPVPGGVGPMTITMLMLNTIQAAKMRIDT
- a CDS encoding DUF2283 domain-containing protein, which codes for MRMHYSQDADALYIRLKETKIENTDEIADGVILDYDVNGSVVGIEILSVSKTVDIGQLIIQSFDKVMVETKVA
- the cooS gene encoding anaerobic carbon-monoxide dehydrogenase catalytic subunit encodes the protein MSDNKIRSVDGATIELLDKAQKDGISTAFSRADEIKPCPIGIEESCCKVCAMGPCRLPRSKKDEQKERRGVCGATIDTVVARNFARKIAAGSASHSDHAREVAETFIKTARGEAQGFAIQDEVKLLEVALDFGIEIENREMKDIAVELGGKALEEFGKQHGELVYTKKAPLKRQEIWRKHGVMPRGIDREVVEVMHRTHMGVDQDYRHILLQATRCALADGWGGSMISTDLQDIMFGTPVPVLGSINLGVLKEDQVNVIVHGHEPLLPELLVTASRVPQIKELVEKVGAKGLNLTGMCCSANEVLMRHGIPCAGNFLQQELALVTGAVELMTVDVQCQMQGLQSVAECFHTRLVSTSDRAKIEGATHMEFHPENGLDTAKSILKMAIENYPNRRHEVYIPNYSQDIVAGFSHETINYLLGGLFRASYRPLNDNIINGRIRGVAGVVGCNNVRTPHDAAHLAMIKELIKNDVLVLTTGCAAMACGKAGLLTPEAAREYAGAGLAEVCETVGIPPVLHMGACVDNSRILIAATAMVKEGGLGDDISDLPAAGAAPEWMSEKALAIGQYFVASGVYTVFGTTWPTTGSDHVTRHLFEEYEDMLGGMWAFEADPVKAAHLMIDHIDKKRKALGIDKARERVLFDMAMRRALV
- a CDS encoding AAA family ATPase, coding for MPKVIAIAGKGGVGKTTICGLLIRYLIEEVKDGTVLAVDADPNSNLNELLGVDVTATIGETRELMKKDVPQGMTKDVWFEYKVHEAIIESKGFDLLVMGRPEGPGCYCAANSLAKKSIDTLKENYAYVVVDNEAGMEHISRLVTQDIDQLYVVSDATPRGVMTAKRILDLIGDLGLNIKKVEIVINRLKDGQGDKLTGIAAQNGGEVAGTIRDDDVLARDDIEGKPIFSLDKKSAVLVDAYKIFEKTLNLEFRM
- a CDS encoding acetyl-CoA decarbonylase/synthase complex subunit delta is translated as MAFEIPKIKYSGKIKDIKIGVGPKAITIGGGNCYPFYLFEGEMVNQPRIAFEVWDNEPQEWQAWAIEPFADVINDPAAWAKKCVDVYDAEIIALQLKSADPNGMNRDVEEVVAVVKRVADAVDVPLIIWGTGDDEKDIVLLRRVAEVCEGKNVAIGPVTEKNYKQIGAVAIAYNHVVLASTPIDVNLAKQLNILLGNLGVPDEKIAMDPTTGGLGYGLEYSYSVIERDRMAALTQEDAKLQYPIVCNLAQEVWKTRETRLTKAEEPKLGDEKKRSVLMEAVTAMSLLIAGADIAIMRHPDSAALIKDMIKELTL